One stretch of Acanthochromis polyacanthus isolate Apoly-LR-REF ecotype Palm Island chromosome 16, KAUST_Apoly_ChrSc, whole genome shotgun sequence DNA includes these proteins:
- the flrt2 gene encoding leucine-rich repeat transmembrane protein FLRT2, translating to MEFLAGPWNKDWASFLQFWLTVILSLQMQFSPGASCPEECRCDKSFVYCNERSLTSVPLGMQEGYKVLYLHNNQINNAGFPMELHNLASVETVVLYGNQLDEFPINLPKNTRVLHLQENNIQTISRAALAQLTQLEELHLDDNSISTVGVEEGAFREAVSLKLLFLTKNHLSSVPIGLPEDLKELRLDENRIAVIAEEAFQNVTRLQRLLLDGNLLTDEGIAPGTFQDLATLRELALARNSLTFPPPLLPSQSLVKLSLQENQIDQIPVAAFAGLNRLEKLDISNNQLQTLTQGVFDGLSSLKHLIVRNNPWRCDCAVKWVVVWLKSLPSSINARGFVCSSPEKVRGMTIRELTLDIIECPVHPDQPPWPTLRSTPPPPPTTTPVTTMISTLITTSAPYYFDSPSPPLPPIHNNPPGPLPPYEDPLQISFHVVNSTSIEVSWASYFTVTAYKVTWVKRGQSQINEGMRERTVNGDRRHVSLTNLEPRSVYRICVHVLDTLNSYRPGEDTVCSEARTKAPASTKPPGREQAPQDSINSTLLMAGIIGGAVLIILVTLLGLFCWHMHRKSRSSSTKWKYNRGRRKDDYCEAGTKKDNSILEMTETSFQIVALNNEQLLKGDFRIQPIYTPNGGIGFRDCHLSNNSIAYCKSSNVPSTEFCHT from the coding sequence atGGAGTTTCTGGCTGGACCCTGGAATAAAGATTGGGCTTCATTCCTGCAGTTTTGGTTGACTGTCATCCTAAGCCTCCAAATGCAATTCAGCCCGGGTGCCTCTTGCCCGGAGGAGTGTCGTTGTGACAAATCGTTTGTGTACTGCAACGAACGCAGCCTGACATCAGTGCCTCTGGGGATGCAGGAGGGCTACAAGGTCCTCTACCTACACAACAACCAGATCAACAATGCTGGCTTCCCTATGGAACTTCACAATCTGGCTTCTGTGGAGACTGTGGTTCTCTATGGCAACCAGCTGGATGAATTCCCCATCAATCTGCCCAAAAACACCAGGGTCCTGCATCTCCAGGAGAACAATATCCAGACCATCTCCAGGGCAGCGCTGGCCCAGCTGACTCAGCTGGAGGAGCTTCACCTGGATGATAACTCCATCTCCACCGTAGGGGTGGAAGAAGGGGCCTTTAGGGAGGCGGTAAGCCTCAAACTCCTCTTCCTCACCAAGAACCACTTAAGCAGCGTTCCCATTGGCCTTCCTGAGGACCTGAAGGAGCTGCGGCTGGACGAGAACCGCATTGCTGTCATTGCAGAGGAGGCTTTCCAGAATGTGACACGCCTgcagcgcctcctgctggacGGGAACCTGCTGACGGACGAGGGCATCGCTCCAGGGACCTTCCAGGACCTGGCCACCCTCCGTGAGCTGGCCCTGGCCCGCAACTCGCTCACCttcccccctcccctcctgcCCAGCCAGTCGCTGGTCAAACTCAGCCTGCAGGAGAACCAGATCGACCAGATCCCTGTGGCGGCCTTCGCAGGTCTGAACAGGCTGGAAAAGCTGGATATTTCCAACAACCAGCTTCAGACTCTGACGCAGGGCGTGTTCGATGGCCTGTCGAGCCTGAAGCACCTAATAGTGCGAAACAACCCATGGCGCTGCGACTGCGCCGTGAAGTGGGTGGTGGTGTGGCTCAAATCCCTGCCTTCCTCCATCAACGCCCGAGGGTTCGTGTGTTCGAGTCCGGAGAAGGTGCGTGGCATGACAATCAGAGAGCTCACGCTGGATATTATCGAGTGCCCCGTTCACCCCGACCAGCCGCCCTGGCCCACCCTCCGCTCCACACCCCCTCCCCCACCCACCACCACCCCTGTCACCACCATGATCTCCACCCTCATCACCACATCCGCCCCTTACTACTTCgactccccctcccctcctttACCTCCAATCCATAACAACCCCCCTGGACCCCTGCCTCCTTACGAGGACCCCCTTCAGATCTCCTTCCACGTGGTGAACTCTACCAGCATCGAGGTGAGCTGGGCTTCGTATTTCACCGTCACAGCCTACAAGGTCACTTGGGTCAAACGGGGCCAAAGCCAAATAAACGAAGGGATGCGGGAGAGGACGGTGAACGGGGACCGGCGGCACGTCAGCCTCACCAACCTGGAGCCGCGCTCAGTGTATCGGATCTGCGTGCACGTTCTGGACACCCTTAACTCCTACAGGCCCGGAGAGGATACGGTTTGCTCCGAGGCCAGGACCAAGGCTCCCGCGTCTACGAAGCCTCCCGGCAGAGAACAAGCTCCTCAGGACAGCATCAACTCGACGCTGCTAATGGCGGGGATCATAGGCGGCGCGGTTCTTATCATCCTGGTGACGCTGCTCGGCCTGTTCTGCTggcacatgcacaggaagagcCGGTCGTCTTCGACCAAGTGGAAATACAACCGCGGCAGGAGAAAAGACGACTACTGCGAGGCTGGGACCAAGAAGGATAACTCCATTCTGGAGATGACTGAGACCAGTTTCCAGATAGTGGCGCTGAACAATGAGCAGCTGCTCAAGGGAGATTTCCGCATTCAGCCCATCTACACGCCCAACGGGGGCATTGGATTTAGAGACTGTCACCTCAGCAACAACAGCATAGCCTACTGCAAGAGCAGCAACGTGCCCAGTACAGAGTTCTGCCACACGTGA